In Caulobacter soli, one genomic interval encodes:
- a CDS encoding cell wall hydrolase, with amino-acid sequence MYDLGRLRPLVDTASARDAITRVTLAEAAGQGDSGLAGVVYTILNRLASGAWGDSVDQVVNARGQFEPVLRAGGDWRALPPAGPAQRARIDTIVNLALDGRLPDLTGGALYFQNPRIVAARAAAGAVSPGLVHFGGAAPSAVIGDHAFYAQVAGRGAPAPADVLARAGGAIFVRKAGSSDGAAEAAPGRAAGDRGLFVLPDGAIVEERPRRLGGTASAGSPFRGSTPPSGGD; translated from the coding sequence GTGTACGACCTTGGCCGTTTACGCCCTCTGGTCGACACTGCCTCGGCCCGTGACGCCATCACCCGGGTCACCCTGGCCGAGGCGGCCGGGCAGGGCGACAGCGGCCTGGCCGGGGTGGTCTACACGATCCTCAACCGCCTGGCCTCCGGCGCCTGGGGCGACAGCGTCGACCAGGTGGTCAACGCCCGGGGCCAGTTCGAGCCGGTTCTGCGCGCCGGCGGCGACTGGCGCGCCCTGCCGCCGGCCGGTCCGGCGCAGAGGGCGCGGATCGACACGATCGTCAATCTGGCCCTGGACGGGCGGCTGCCCGACCTGACCGGCGGGGCGCTCTATTTTCAGAACCCCAGGATCGTCGCCGCCCGAGCCGCGGCCGGCGCGGTGTCTCCAGGCCTGGTGCATTTCGGCGGCGCGGCGCCCAGCGCGGTGATCGGCGACCACGCCTTCTATGCGCAGGTCGCCGGGCGAGGCGCGCCTGCACCGGCCGACGTCCTGGCCCGAGCCGGCGGCGCGATCTTCGTGCGTAAGGCCGGGTCTTCGGACGGCGCCGCGGAGGCTGCGCCAGGCAGGGCCGCAGGCGACCGAGGCCTGTTCGTCCTGCCCGACGGAGCGATCGTTGAGGAAAGGCCCCGACGCCTGGGCGGGACCGCCAGCGCTGGCTCGCCCTTTCGGGGCTCGACGCCGCCAAGCGGCGGCGACTGA
- the mobQ gene encoding MobQ family relaxase — protein MAQYRLEIQPFKRSEGRSSVAASAYRSASVLRDERLEMVFDYSAKGGVAFTGIMGPEDAPAALLDRERLWNAAEAADKRSDSRTAREILISLPHELSDDQRHALVRAFVAESLVAKGMIADYGVHYPDSHGDARNHHAHIMVTTRRVGPEGFGFKARDWDNPDAVRALRLEWELIQNQHLRQHLGPDAPQVSSRSLADQGQGREPSIHLGPAASGMERRGEASDRGDINRRIRERNTQRREAPAQVRALEDRLAEGRSRQAYPIDAVIREFEAIHQTMVRERDGWARDRARLSAAEVPTGRSIAAEVLGSAVGRRAEAARRLERTERRIERGRARRSTLLRWIRNPARMIWAAHAELNALDRARAEDRRATLDLQVRRDWLRGDAGRAYVASRLDPARQAAEAARRAARTLERKIKRADKRIANVASTRVKLLVARELGEGAMTAPVRMDLGVDQAVREVDRRVVDAVWAHAPAAQRAALAKVMALVQGRMPGLGPDR, from the coding sequence GTGGCGCAGTATCGGCTCGAGATCCAGCCGTTCAAACGCAGCGAGGGGCGCTCGTCCGTCGCCGCGTCCGCCTATCGCTCCGCCTCGGTCCTGCGCGACGAGCGCCTGGAGATGGTCTTCGACTACTCGGCCAAGGGCGGGGTGGCCTTCACCGGGATCATGGGGCCGGAAGACGCGCCGGCGGCGTTGCTGGATCGCGAGCGGCTGTGGAACGCGGCCGAGGCGGCCGACAAGCGGTCCGACTCCCGGACCGCCCGGGAGATCCTGATCTCCTTGCCGCACGAGCTGTCAGACGATCAGCGCCATGCGCTGGTGCGGGCCTTCGTCGCCGAGAGCCTGGTGGCCAAGGGGATGATCGCCGACTACGGCGTGCATTATCCCGACAGTCACGGTGACGCCCGAAACCATCACGCCCACATCATGGTGACCACGCGCCGCGTCGGTCCCGAGGGCTTCGGGTTCAAGGCCCGCGACTGGGACAATCCCGACGCGGTCAGGGCGCTGCGCCTGGAGTGGGAGTTGATCCAGAACCAGCATCTGCGCCAGCACCTGGGACCGGACGCGCCGCAGGTCAGCAGCCGCAGCCTGGCCGACCAGGGCCAGGGGCGCGAGCCGTCCATTCACCTGGGCCCCGCCGCCTCGGGCATGGAGCGGCGCGGGGAGGCGTCCGACCGCGGCGACATCAATCGCCGGATCCGCGAGCGCAACACTCAGCGTCGCGAGGCGCCCGCCCAGGTGCGGGCGCTGGAGGATCGGCTGGCCGAGGGGCGGTCGCGCCAAGCCTATCCGATCGACGCGGTGATCCGCGAGTTCGAGGCCATCCACCAGACCATGGTGCGCGAGCGCGACGGCTGGGCGCGGGACCGGGCGCGGCTCTCGGCGGCCGAGGTCCCGACGGGGCGATCGATCGCCGCCGAGGTGCTGGGCTCAGCCGTGGGACGGCGCGCGGAGGCGGCCCGACGCCTGGAGCGGACGGAGCGACGGATCGAACGGGGGAGGGCGCGTCGATCGACGCTGCTGAGGTGGATCCGCAACCCGGCCCGGATGATCTGGGCCGCCCATGCCGAGTTGAACGCGCTGGACCGAGCGCGGGCGGAGGATCGTCGCGCGACGCTGGACTTGCAGGTGCGCCGCGACTGGCTGCGCGGCGATGCGGGCCGGGCCTATGTGGCGTCGCGTCTGGATCCGGCGCGGCAGGCGGCCGAGGCGGCGCGGCGGGCCGCGCGCACTCTGGAGCGCAAGATCAAGCGGGCCGACAAGCGCATCGCGAACGTCGCCAGCACACGTGTCAAACTCTTGGTGGCGCGAGAGTTGGGCGAGGGGGCCATGACGGCGCCGGTCCGGATGGACCTGGGCGTCGACCAGGCGGTGCGCGAGGTCGATCGGCGTGTCGTCGACGCGGTCTGGGCTCATGCGCCCGCCGCTCAGAGGGCGGCGCTCGCCAAGGTGATGGCGTTGGTCCAGGGCCGGATGCCGGGTCTTGGTCCCGATCGGTAA
- a CDS encoding type IV secretory system conjugative DNA transfer family protein — protein sequence MTTMIARARWLVPLSAVLALAGLWAATQTTGHLFGYPPALGAGLGQVGAARLYAPWSFLAWYGRYAEDYRQAFDQAALVGLGVFAWPLAMIAGLTRRFVARPRPFGTAAWGGLAEARSAGLLHGEQLGGRVLGRLKGRLLSFTGVEHCIIVGASRSGKGAGHVVPTVLSWPESLFVYDRKGELWHITADHRRRFSHTFYFAPTDPDTARWNPLFEVRKGAMEIADIQNIVGILVDPIGLKQGNLDFFDQSAANFFTGVILHALYTAPDDLKNLTYVRRLLIDIEPTLDAMLGTKHRWRPDARAADGLARDANGEPIAEVHPEVWLGATAFRSMEPRVRSSVLATAQKSLALWADPLVANATSWSDFCIGDLVCAQAPVSFYLITPQAHADRLAFLVRVMLRQSLNSLMETIDADSRGRKKRHRLLKMLDEFPKLGALPFLENALGEMAGYGISAHLICQSFNDVFKHYGVHTSIFDNCHVTAAFATSEPTSIERIVKRAGRSLEMRESFSDPRLMFGKGHRSRNQAEVERYILAEQDVRALPANKQLLFVNNAKPLLAEKIRFFDEPVFSAPARDFFHGERARFVQTPESLDTPGRPPIDWLGVTAVESYAPPLRPVDLASSLACADGLSIVDLIYNDEDEV from the coding sequence ATGACCACCATGATCGCCAGGGCCCGCTGGCTCGTCCCGCTGAGCGCGGTCCTGGCGCTGGCGGGCCTGTGGGCCGCCACCCAGACAACCGGTCATCTCTTCGGCTATCCGCCCGCCCTTGGCGCGGGCCTGGGCCAGGTCGGCGCGGCGCGTCTCTACGCCCCCTGGTCGTTCCTGGCCTGGTATGGCCGCTACGCCGAGGACTATCGGCAGGCCTTCGATCAGGCCGCGCTGGTGGGGCTGGGCGTCTTCGCTTGGCCGTTGGCGATGATCGCGGGCCTGACGCGCCGGTTTGTCGCCCGCCCGCGTCCGTTCGGAACGGCCGCTTGGGGCGGGCTGGCCGAGGCCCGTTCGGCGGGTCTGCTGCACGGCGAGCAGTTGGGCGGGCGGGTGCTGGGCCGGCTCAAGGGGCGCTTGCTGAGCTTCACCGGCGTCGAGCACTGCATCATCGTGGGGGCGTCGCGGTCGGGAAAGGGCGCGGGGCACGTGGTGCCCACCGTGTTGTCCTGGCCAGAGAGCCTGTTCGTCTACGACCGAAAGGGAGAGCTGTGGCACATCACCGCCGATCACCGGCGGCGGTTTTCCCATACCTTCTACTTCGCGCCGACCGACCCGGACACCGCGCGCTGGAACCCGTTGTTCGAGGTTCGCAAGGGAGCGATGGAGATCGCCGACATCCAGAACATCGTCGGCATCCTGGTCGATCCGATCGGGCTCAAACAGGGCAATTTGGATTTCTTCGACCAGAGCGCGGCCAACTTCTTCACCGGCGTGATCCTGCACGCCCTCTACACCGCCCCCGACGACCTGAAGAACCTGACCTATGTCCGGCGGCTGCTGATCGACATTGAGCCGACCTTGGACGCCATGCTCGGGACCAAGCATCGCTGGCGCCCAGACGCCCGGGCCGCCGACGGCCTGGCCCGCGATGCGAACGGGGAGCCGATCGCCGAGGTGCATCCGGAGGTCTGGCTGGGGGCGACGGCCTTCCGTTCGATGGAGCCCAGGGTGCGCTCCAGCGTCCTGGCCACGGCCCAGAAGTCCCTGGCCCTGTGGGCCGATCCCCTGGTGGCCAACGCCACCTCCTGGTCGGACTTCTGCATCGGCGACCTGGTTTGCGCGCAGGCGCCGGTCAGTTTCTATCTGATCACGCCCCAGGCCCACGCCGACCGCTTGGCCTTCCTGGTGCGGGTGATGCTGCGCCAGAGCCTCAACAGCCTGATGGAGACCATCGACGCCGACAGCCGCGGCCGCAAGAAGCGTCATCGCCTGCTGAAGATGCTCGACGAGTTCCCCAAGCTCGGGGCGCTGCCGTTCCTGGAGAACGCGCTGGGGGAAATGGCCGGCTATGGCATCTCGGCCCATCTGATCTGCCAGAGCTTCAACGACGTCTTCAAGCACTATGGGGTGCACACCTCGATCTTCGACAACTGCCACGTGACTGCGGCCTTCGCGACGTCCGAGCCCACCAGCATAGAGCGCATCGTCAAGCGCGCGGGCCGGTCCCTGGAGATGCGCGAGAGCTTCAGCGATCCGAGGCTGATGTTCGGCAAGGGCCATCGCAGCCGCAACCAGGCCGAGGTCGAGCGCTACATCCTGGCCGAACAGGACGTGCGAGCTCTGCCGGCCAACAAGCAGCTGCTGTTCGTCAACAACGCCAAGCCCTTGCTGGCCGAGAAGATCCGCTTTTTCGACGAGCCGGTGTTCTCGGCCCCCGCACGGGATTTCTTCCACGGCGAGCGGGCGCGGTTCGTTCAGACGCCCGAGAGCCTCGATACGCCGGGTCGGCCGCCGATCGACTGGCTGGGGGTGACGGCGGTCGAGTCCTATGCGCCGCCGCTGCGGCCGGTCGATCTGGCCTCGAGCTTGGCCTGCGCCGACGGCCTGAGCATCGTCGACCTGATCTACAACGATGAGGACGAGGTATGA
- the trbB gene encoding P-type conjugative transfer ATPase TrbB yields the protein MNGGSQEALDRKNAALRQAMGPVLAAALAEPAVVEVMVNPDGAIWIERIGQGRAFSGEHMTPADAERVLRLVADHVGEAVTRERPLVSAALPRSGERFQGVFMPVASAPAFSIRKRPAVVFTLDDYVEAGIMTLDQATALRTAAGGRDNILIAGGTGSGKTTLANAVLAEPAFASDRVLIAEDTPELQCSARDQIALLTKRTDPPVTMADLVRASLRLRPDRIIIGEVRDGSALDMLKAWNTGHPGGLATLHANSAREALTRLEDLIGEVSASVPYRAIGQAIGMIAFIARAPSGRRLESVVRVDGWSAGDYRLEAVA from the coding sequence ATGAACGGAGGATCCCAGGAGGCGCTGGACCGCAAAAACGCCGCCTTGCGCCAGGCCATGGGGCCCGTCCTGGCCGCCGCCTTGGCCGAACCGGCCGTGGTGGAGGTGATGGTCAACCCAGACGGCGCGATCTGGATCGAGCGGATCGGGCAGGGGCGGGCGTTCAGCGGCGAACACATGACCCCGGCGGACGCCGAGCGGGTCCTGCGGCTGGTCGCCGACCATGTGGGCGAGGCGGTGACACGAGAGCGGCCGCTGGTCAGCGCCGCCCTGCCGCGTTCGGGCGAGCGGTTCCAGGGCGTGTTCATGCCGGTGGCGAGCGCGCCGGCCTTTTCGATCCGCAAGCGGCCGGCCGTGGTGTTCACGCTCGACGACTATGTCGAGGCCGGGATCATGACCTTGGATCAGGCGACGGCCTTGCGGACGGCCGCCGGCGGCCGCGACAACATCCTGATCGCCGGCGGCACCGGCAGCGGCAAGACCACCCTGGCCAACGCGGTGCTGGCCGAGCCGGCTTTCGCGTCGGACCGGGTCCTGATCGCCGAGGACACCCCCGAGCTGCAATGCTCGGCCAGGGACCAGATCGCCCTACTGACCAAACGAACGGATCCGCCGGTGACGATGGCCGACCTTGTCCGGGCGTCCCTGCGCCTTCGGCCCGACCGCATCATCATCGGCGAAGTTCGGGACGGCAGCGCGCTGGACATGTTGAAGGCCTGGAACACCGGCCATCCGGGCGGGCTGGCGACCTTGCACGCCAACAGCGCGCGCGAAGCGCTCACCCGTCTGGAAGACCTGATCGGCGAGGTTTCCGCCAGCGTGCCCTATCGGGCGATTGGTCAGGCGATCGGGATGATCGCCTTCATCGCGCGCGCGCCGTCCGGCCGGCGGCTGGAGTCGGTGGTTCGCGTGGACGGCTGGTCGGCGGGCGACTATCGACTGGAGGCCGTCGCGTGA
- a CDS encoding helix-turn-helix transcriptional regulator: protein MPKLGYSRWVGVRPCLRLHGSRFLSVNILSPRQRQCLSLACRGLTSSQIAVELGLSRRTVDQYFLDAFRRLGARNRAQAVAEALRRGEIVQDVEPPDDRDSSFEPDRIDRPPALARHASGPCRAQDC from the coding sequence GTGCCGAAACTAGGGTATTCTAGATGGGTAGGAGTGCGGCCGTGTCTCCGCTTGCATGGGAGCCGGTTTTTGAGCGTAAACATCCTAAGCCCGAGGCAAAGGCAGTGCCTGAGCCTGGCCTGTCGTGGCCTCACCTCGTCACAAATCGCCGTCGAACTTGGCCTTTCGCGACGCACGGTCGATCAGTACTTTCTCGACGCCTTTAGACGGCTTGGCGCCCGTAACCGCGCTCAAGCCGTCGCCGAGGCCTTGAGACGCGGCGAGATCGTCCAAGACGTCGAGCCGCCCGACGATCGAGACAGTTCGTTCGAGCCGGACCGGATCGATCGCCCCCCCGCGCTCGCGCGTCACGCGAGCGGCCCTTGCCGAGCTCAAGACTGTTGA
- the aceB gene encoding malate synthase A, which produces MPLDIAANIQINGPVEGRAVEVLTPEALDFVADLHRRFDARRRELLAARVARQARFDAGDLPDFLADTADIRENDWTVAPIPADLQDRRVEITGPVDRKMIINALNCGAKVFMADFEDATSPTWSNLIEGQVNLKDRWAGQLAHVDPKSGKSYALGENLAVLKIRPRGWHLPERHMEVDGEVVSGALFDFGLYLFHNAKASLDQGSGPYFYLPKLESHLEARLWNDVFVHAQQALGIPNGTIKATVLIETIPAAFEMDEIIFELKDHMAGLNCGRWDYIFSFIKRLGRRAEFLTPDRSAMVMGKAFLGAYSLKLIQTCHRRGAFAMGGMAAQIPIKGDEAANQAAFAKVRADKEREAGAGHDGTWVAHPDLVPVAMEVFNRLMPTPNQLDKRLADLSITQAQMLELHDGVRTEAGVRENIRVGVRYTQAWIEGRGAVPLYNLMEDAATAEICRTQLWQWIRLNAALDDGRDMTSELFVSLLTEEMTDLRRDFPSPRLEEAALLFSRMVLSDTLEEFLTLPAYALL; this is translated from the coding sequence ATGCCCCTCGACATCGCCGCCAACATCCAGATCAACGGTCCTGTCGAGGGGCGCGCCGTAGAAGTCCTGACGCCCGAGGCCCTGGACTTCGTGGCCGACCTGCACCGCCGCTTCGACGCCCGTCGTCGCGAACTGCTGGCCGCCCGCGTCGCGCGCCAGGCCCGGTTCGACGCCGGCGACCTGCCCGACTTCCTGGCCGACACCGCCGACATCCGCGAGAACGACTGGACCGTCGCGCCGATCCCGGCCGACCTGCAGGACCGCCGCGTCGAGATCACCGGCCCCGTCGACCGCAAGATGATCATCAACGCCCTCAACTGCGGGGCCAAGGTGTTCATGGCCGACTTCGAGGACGCCACCTCGCCGACCTGGTCCAACCTGATCGAAGGCCAGGTCAATCTGAAGGATCGCTGGGCGGGCCAACTGGCCCACGTCGATCCCAAGTCCGGCAAGAGCTACGCGCTGGGAGAAAACCTGGCCGTCCTGAAAATCCGCCCGCGCGGCTGGCACCTGCCCGAGCGCCACATGGAGGTCGACGGCGAGGTCGTCAGCGGCGCGCTGTTCGACTTCGGGCTTTACCTGTTCCACAACGCCAAGGCCTCGCTGGACCAGGGTTCGGGTCCCTACTTCTACCTGCCCAAGCTGGAGAGCCACCTGGAGGCTCGCCTCTGGAACGACGTGTTCGTCCACGCTCAACAGGCGCTCGGCATCCCCAACGGCACGATCAAGGCCACGGTGCTGATCGAGACGATCCCCGCCGCCTTCGAGATGGACGAGATCATCTTCGAACTGAAGGACCACATGGCGGGCCTCAACTGCGGCCGCTGGGACTACATCTTCTCGTTCATCAAGCGCCTGGGCCGCCGCGCCGAATTCCTGACCCCGGACCGCTCGGCCATGGTGATGGGCAAGGCCTTCCTGGGCGCCTACTCGCTGAAGCTGATCCAAACCTGCCACCGTCGCGGCGCGTTCGCCATGGGCGGCATGGCCGCCCAGATCCCGATCAAGGGCGACGAGGCCGCCAACCAGGCCGCCTTCGCCAAGGTCCGCGCCGACAAGGAACGCGAGGCCGGGGCCGGCCACGACGGCACCTGGGTCGCCCACCCCGACCTGGTGCCGGTGGCCATGGAGGTCTTCAACCGCCTGATGCCCACGCCCAACCAGTTGGACAAGCGCCTGGCGGACCTGTCGATCACGCAGGCCCAGATGCTGGAGCTGCACGACGGCGTGCGCACCGAGGCCGGGGTTCGCGAGAACATCCGCGTCGGCGTGCGCTACACCCAGGCCTGGATCGAGGGTCGCGGCGCCGTGCCGCTCTACAATCTGATGGAAGACGCCGCGACCGCCGAGATCTGCCGCACCCAGCTGTGGCAATGGATCCGCCTGAACGCGGCTCTCGACGATGGTCGCGACATGACTTCGGAGCTGTTCGTGAGCCTGCTGACCGAGGAGATGACCGACCTGCGCCGCGACTTCCCCTCGCCCCGCCTGGAAGAGGCCGCCCTGCTGTTCTCGCGCATGGTGCTGTCCGACACGCTGGAAGAGTTTCTGACCCTTCCCGCCTACGCCTTGCTCTGA